The Phoenix dactylifera cultivar Barhee BC4 chromosome 9, palm_55x_up_171113_PBpolish2nd_filt_p, whole genome shotgun sequence genome window below encodes:
- the LOC103715641 gene encoding uncharacterized protein LOC103715641: MPPPPQPLPPPTQHSRTNLGDLRSQIAKRLGPERAQRYFSYLNGLLSQKLSKSEFDKLCVLTLGRENLPLHNQLIRSILKNACQAKIPPTVVHDKGMLKPVGAVAKKSPQIDESFNSSPAAIPPAPIWSNGDILPSSSCKFRSIIRDRKIKDHPSPLGPNGRVEVAAYQFSVPLDEDTVRENGDLNSCDLKRPLQHQQSGSAEQPAKRPRTEKPSPPDQDSVYSKGLAEVVFMDHREDLKHRDDQNLARGPLQAPLGIPFCPASVGRARRSLVLAADGFSSSYENGELYHTEVLKKRMEKIAEAEGLGGVTMDCASLLNNGLDAYLKQLVKSCAELIGARKGHEPIKQLVYKQQPHGKPINGVWLRDHLQVQSIGGCLESAHGLKNHCSSISLQDFKVAMELKPQQLGEDWPLLLEKICLRSCEE, translated from the coding sequence ATGCCGCCGCCTCCGCAGCCACTGCCACCACCAACACAACACTCTCGGACCAACCTCGGCGACCTCAGGTCCCAGATAGCGAAGAGGCTTGGGCCAGAACGAGCGCAGAGGTACTTCAGCTATCTGAATGGGCTGTTATCTCAGAAGCTGAGCAAGTCTGAGTTCGATAAGCTCTGTGTTTTAACGCTCGGGCGTGAGAACCTCCCCTTGCACAACCAGCTCATCCGCTCCATCCTTAAAAATGCCTGTCAGGCCAAGATTCCACCCACTGTTGTCCATGACAAGGGTATGCTGAAACCCGTTGGCGCTGTAGCAAAAAAATCTCCTCAGATAGATGAAAGTTTCAATTCATCCCCGGCCGCAATTCCACCAGCACCCATTTGGTCCAATGGAGATATCCTGCCGTCGTCCTCTTGCAAGTTCAGGTCTATCATTCGGGACCGGAAGATCAAAGACCACCCGAGCCCCCTCGGACCAAATGGGAGGGTAGAAGTTGCTGCTTATCAATTTTCAGTACCCCTTGATGAGGATACTGTGCGGGAGAATGGTGATCTGAATTCATGTGATTTGAAAAGACCATTGCAACATCAACAAAGTGGGTCTGCTGAGCAGCCAGCAAAGAGACCACGGACGGAGAAGCCATCACCACCTGACCAGGATTCTGTATATAGCAAGGGTCTGGCTGAAGTGGTTTTCATGGATCATAGGGAGGACTTGAAGCATAGGGATGATCAGAACCTGGCTAGAGGTCCCCTTCAGGCCCCGCTTGGAATTCCCTTTTGTCCTGCAAGTGTCGGAAGGGCTCGTAGGTCTCTGGTACTTGCTGCCGATGGCTTTAGCAGCAGCTATGAAAATGGTGAACTGTACCATACTGAGGTATTGAAGAAACGAATGGAGAAAATAGCAGAAGCAGAAGGTTTGGGAGGGGTGACAATGGACTGTGCAAGTCTATTGAATAATGGGTTAGATGCTTATTTGAAGCAGCTGGTTAAGTCATGTGCAGAGCTAATAGGGGCAAGGAAGGGGCATGAACCAATAAAGCAGCTGGTCTACAAGCAGCAGCCTCATGGGAAGCCAATCAATGGTGTTTGGCTGAGAGACCACTTGCAAGTACAAAGTATTGGTGGCTGTTTGGAGAGCGCACATGGGCTGAAGAACCATTGCTCCTCTATATCTCTGCAGGATTTTAAGGTAGCAATGGAGCTAAAACCGCAGCAACTTGGGGAGGACTGGCCCTTGCTACTTGAGAAAATATGCCTCCGTTCATGTGAAGAATAA